One window from the genome of Dioscorea cayenensis subsp. rotundata cultivar TDr96_F1 chromosome 3, TDr96_F1_v2_PseudoChromosome.rev07_lg8_w22 25.fasta, whole genome shotgun sequence encodes:
- the LOC120249761 gene encoding trans-resveratrol di-O-methyltransferase-like, whose product MSSSMEVERSAHDFYEAITPLWNQMLAFIDTICLRCAVELGVPDVMHNHGGPMTLSELIQALSISTSRAQFLRRIMRVLVNSGFFSIKVNELDTSNEENVLYDLTATSRLLITGSTNCLAPLVLLRTGLQSVMAGQAMTSWIKDSDENIETPFHVAHGGKGLFKFASERPQFNALFNEAMACDSRVFMGQVVKEWGDVLFGGLRSLVDVGGGTGGASVVIARAFPEMKCSVLDLAHVVDVQPENELVEFVKGDMFVHVPPADAVLLKWVLHDWSDEDCVKILKNCKMSVSREVNKGKVIIIDTMLQSNLNNFNTTRTQHLWDVYIMTMTFGKERNKKEWKAIFDKAGFSEFKIICELGVHSVIEVYP is encoded by the exons ATGTCATCATCCATGGAGGTAGAGAGATCAGCTCATGATTTCTACGAAGCAATAACACCACTATGGAACCAGATGCTTGCCTTTATTGACACTATTTGTCTCCGGTGTGCCGTCGAGCTCGGTGTGCCCGACGTCATGCACAACCACGGCGGTCCCATGACACTCTCCGAGCTCATCCAAGCACTATCCATTTCCACATCTCGAGCTCAATTTCTTCGGCGCATCATGCGCGTTCTTGTAAACTCTGGTTTCTTTTCCATTAAAGTAAATGAATTAGATACTAGCAATGAAGAGAATGTGCTGTATGACTTGACTGCAACCTCTAGATTGCTTATCACTGGAAGCACAAACTGTTTAGCACCTCTTGTTCTTTTAAGAACAGGCTTGCAATCAGTGATGGCTGGGCAAGCGATGACTTCATGGATCAAAGATAGTGATGAGAACATTGAGACACCATTTCATGTTGCTCATGGTGGGAAGGGTTTGTTTAAGTTTGCAAGTGAGAGGCCTCAGTTCAATGCTTTGTTCAATGAGGCCATGGCTTGTGATAGCAGAGTCTTTATGGGGCAAGTGGTGAAGGAGTGGGGTGATGTGCTCTTTGGTGGACTCCGGTCACTGGTGGATGTGGGTGGAGGCACTGGTGGTGCTTCGGTGGTCATAGCCAGAGCGTTCCCGGAGATGAAGTGCTCAGTTCTTGATCTGGCTCATGTGGTGGATGTGCAGCCGGAGAATGAATTGGTTGAGTTTGTCAAAGGAGATATGTTTGTGCATGTTCCTCCAGCTGATGCTGTCCTACTCAAG TGGGTATTACACGATTGGAGTGATGAAGATTGTgtcaagattttaaaaaattgcaaaatgTCAGTCTCTCGCGAAGTGAACAAGGGAAAAGTGATTATCATTGACACAATGCTACAATCTaacttaaataatttcaataccACGCGGACTCAACATCTCTGGGATGTGTATATAATGACAATGACCTTCgggaaagagagaaataaaaaggaatggaaAGCAATATTTGATAAAGCGGGGTTTTCAGAATTCAAGATAATATGTGAGTTAGGCGTTCACTCTGTCATTGAAGTCTATCCTTAA